Below is a window of Lacibacter sp. H407 DNA.
TGCAGGTTTGTATTTTGATCCTGCTTTTTTTCTGTTTTTTATTCCAATGATCTTATAGCTTTCCAACTCTTCTTCTGTTGTCAGTTCACCTGTTGCAGCTACTACATACGATGATGGAAGTGTGATCGAAACATCAAAGCTGCCAAACTCACTGTAAAATTCACCACGATCCAAATAGGGCATGGGATGCCATCCTTTCTGATCGTACACTGCCGGTTTCGGATACCATTGCGAAATATAAAAATCGTTTTTAGCGTAGCCAAGCCGGGATTCGTATTCGGGAATTTTTACAAAGAACGATGTTTGAATACGAATGGCTTCTCCCGGAAGTAATGGTTGCTTCAATACCAGTTTGATAATATCAATATGTTGTGGATGTGCTTCGGTGAAAACTGTATCGTTATCGATTGTAAAATAAACGCTGTCAATGTAGCCGTTGTTTTTTCGATAATAGGTACTGCCGTTTTGTTTGGCATAGGCTGTGCTCTTATCCTTATACGCATTGGGCCACAAGTGAAACCAGATATAGGTAAGTGTATCGGGAGAATGATTGATGTATTCAATACGTTCAAGACCTTTCAACGATTTGTTTTGTACATCCAGTGAAACATCAATGGTATAATTCACTTCCTGTTGCCAGTACGTTGTTTCCTGTGCAGATGTGAAAAAAGCAGATACCAGTAAGGTGAGGAGAAAACTGATTTTCATACAAGGTTCTTTTAGCTGCTGTTGTGCATCATCTTCCTTTGCCAAGAAAAATCAATCGAATGGTATGGATGATGATCTTTATATCAAGTGCCAATGAAATGTTTTCAATATAGATCAAATCGTATTTGCTTCGCTCCACCATCTCATCTACATTTTCGGCATAACCAAACTTTACCATGCCCCATGATGTAAGTCCGGGTTTTACTTTCAACAGGTAACGATAGTAAGGCGCTTTCTCAACCACCTGGTCAATATAGAATCGTCGTTCAGGACGTGGACCTACCAAACTCATTTCACCTTTCAGAATATTCCAGAACTGCGGCAATTCATCGAGCCGCCATTTCCGCATCACTTTTCCCCACGGCGTAATGCGTTGATCTGTTTCCGAAGAAAGTGCAGGACCGTTTTGTTCTGCATCTGTTCGCATGGATCTGAACTTGTGGATGTAAAACGGTTTTCCTTTTAACCCGATCCGTTCCTGCGAATAAAACACCGGACCTTTCGACGATAGTTTTACCCGGATGGCCACAAAGATGAGCAGTGGAAACAACATGATCAATGCAATGATCGACGCCAGTACATCCATCAGGCGTTTGATGTTTTGTTGCCACTCACTCATCATACCGGTGTGCAGATCAATGAGCATGGCACCAAATACATTGCTGGTTCGTACCGAGCCGGAAAGAATATCAATGGTGTTGGGCAATAGTTTGATGCTTACATCATGTTCACTGAGAATGATGAGCGATTGCTCCATGGAAGAGCGTTCTTTTTCTTCGGTAGCAATGATCACCTGTTCAATTTGTTTTTCTCTGATCACATTCGACAGATCCTGCAATGAACCTAACGATGGTAAATATTTGGCAAGACCGTTAGACGATGTTCCATCGGGATACAAAAAACCGGAGAAATGAAAACCAAGTGTTTCGCCCGAACCCTTAATGTCGTTGTACAATTTTACTGCACTGTAGTTTGCACCAATGATGAGTGTGTTGATCTTTACATTGCCGTTTACAAACTGTTGTTTGATGATGGTGAGTATGATCCAGCGAAATAACCAGGTGATCCCAAACTGCAAGGAAAACAGCAACAACGATTCTTTATAATAAAATGTGTACGATACAATTCGATCGTCGAGTAGCAATGCAAAAAACAACACCAGACAACCGAGCAGACTGCAAAAAAATGTGCTCGTTAATTCCTGCAGCCGTGATTTGCTGTAGAGATTCCGGTAACTGCCGAATAAGTGATAGAAGATGATCCAGCAAAGAGGGATCACCAAAATACCAATGAAAAACGTTGGGTCAAGCGTTTGATTCAGCAGGCTGTTTGCCTCGCCCAACAATACCCTGCGTAATAAATAAAACAATCCCCATGCAAAGGTGGCCGACAGCCAGTCTGCAAAAACATACCATCCAATATGCAGGCGGGATTTTTGAAACATGCCTTTATGCAACGGTAGCCCGCTGAATTTTTTGAAGTATCTGGTGTGCCACATCCATGGCACGTAATCCATCCACTTCACTTACAGGTATAGGTTTATCGAGCAGTATCGCATCACGGAAATGTTCCAGTTCCATCCGAATGGCATTTACTTCTTTTACCGGAGGGTTGGAGATCGCAATTGTTTTTTTACCGTGATTGGTTTCAATATCAAATGTAAACGCATCTGTATCGTCGGAGTTTTTCATACGGATGATCTCTGATTTCTTTTCCAGGAAATCGATACCGATGTAGGCATCCCGTTGAAACAACCGGATCTTCCGCATTTTTTTCATGCTGATGCGGCTGCTGGTTAAGTTGGCCACACAACCATTGTCGAATTCAATGCGAACGTTGGCGATATCCGGCGTGTCGGTCATTACAGCAACGCCGTTGGCATATACATTCTTTACATCACTTTTTACAAGGCTTAAAATAATATCGATGTCGTGGATCATGAGGTCGAGGATCACACTTACTTCTGTACCCCTTGGGTTAAACTGCGATAAGCGATGCACTTCAATAAACATCGGGTTCAGCTGCAAATCCCTTACTGCGAGGAAGGCGGGATTGAAACGCTCCACATGCCCCACCTGTAATTTCACGTTGGCTTCACGTACCAGCTTTACCAGTTCGTTGGCTTCGTCCATGGTATTGCACATGGGTTTTTCCACAAACACGTGTTTACCCATGCGAACGGCCATTTGGCAAAGCTCAAAGTGATAGTTGGTGGGCGCCACAATATCGGCTGCATCGCAGAGCGCCATTAATTCTTCGGCACTGGAATAGCGACGGAGCTGATACTTTTCGGCCACTGCTTTGGCAGCCCGGTCGTTGGGGTCGTAAAAGCCAACCAGTTCAACGCCTTCGATTTCTTTCCAGTTATTGAGATGAAATTTTCCGAGGTGGCCGGTGCCAAACACAGCTATTTTGAGCATTTAATTCAGTTAAGTAGGGGCAAATATAAACTATGGTTGGGTTGGGGGTAACTAGTTTGTTGGTTTCCTGAAAAAAGGTCAAAAACATTTTTTACGAAATATGCAAAACCCCTATCTTTGCCGTCCCGAAAAATGAATGCTAATTGATTCTTGATCAGGCATTCATGCATAGGGTAGTTGGATCGGTAGTTCAGTTGGTTAGAATGCCGCCCTGTCACGGCGGAGGTCGCGGGTTCGAGTCCCGTCCGGTCCGCAAAAAGCTTCGGTTAATCACCGGAGCTTTTTTGTTTATGCATTACTATGTATACATACTGGAAAGTGAAAAGGATGGTAGTTATTATAAAGGATTTTCTACTGATCCCAGCATAAGATTAGTGCGACACAATCGAGGCGAAACAGCAAGTACCCGTCATTTGTTACCTTGGAAATTGGTGTATGTAGAGTTAATGGCAACAAAATCGGAAGCGTTGGTTCGTGAGAGGAATCTAAAGAAGGCAGCCCGTGAGCGGATTCAAGCGCTACTATTACATTCAAAAAATATTTACAAGGATTTTATATAAGGTTGGAATACCGCCCTGTCATCCCCACAATGCTGTGGGGACGGGTTCGAGTCCCGTCCGGTCCGCAAAAAGCCACTCAAGTTTGAGTGGCTTTTTTGTGTTTTGTTGATATTGAAGCTGGCTTTATACAAGCTTTTCGGTGCTTCGGCTTTTCCTCTTTTTTAGAAGGCATTGAAGTGCCTTAATCTACGCTCTACATACGCTCTATATAGCTAGTATGTCCTTTCCGGCATAAATGTGCAAATAGTGATCAAAGAGGTCAAAAGTGGCATAAATGGCATAATGTGGCAAAAGCGGCCGGTTGATTTCCGATCGCTTTTTTGTGTTTGTAATCTTGTTGTGTCATTGCAATGAACAGGTTTTAAAAAAATGTACCTGTTTGAAACATTTTCCATTTTTTGAATTTAAACACAACAACCGATGGCACAACAAAAAGGAATCCTTCCACTGAAGGGTACAATCGGTAACATCAATTTCTACAAAACAAAGGACGGCTACTTAGCCCGTGAAAAAACGAGTATTACCAAAGAGCGGATTGCGAATGATCCTGCGTTTGCACGTACCCGTGAGAACGGTGCTGAGTTTGGCAGAGCCGGACAAGCCGGCAAAGTGTTACGCACTGCACTCCGTTCTTTATTATTAAACACAGCGGACAGTCGCATGCTGAGCCGGATGACAAGAGAGATGATGAAAGTGATCCAGGCCGATGCGATCAATGAACGTGGCATGCGTAACGTGATAGATGGCGAAGCAGAACTGCTCGAAGGCTTTGAGTTTAATGTGAACAGTAAGCTGGGTACTTCGTTGTTTGCTCCGTTTACAACGACCATTAATCGTGTAAGCGGTTTGCTGAGTATCAGCATTCCATCATTCGTTCCCGTAAACATGGTGGCAGCGCCAAGTGGTGCCACGCATTTCAAATTGGTTTCTGCCGGTGTAGAAATTGATTTTGAAAACAAGGCGTATGTGGTGGATGTAAGCAATGGCAGTTCGTTGCCGTTGGGTGCAACAGGTACCGCAGCGTTGACGCTTGATCACCAAGTAACAGCGAACAGCACAAAGCCTTTGTTTCTTGTATTTGGTATTGAGTTTTACCAAGAGGTGAACGGTAACCAATACTCGCTAAAGAACGGTGCGTTTAATGCGCTGGCGTTGGTTAAGGTCAGCGGAAGTTAAAGGCAAGACCAACAGGCAATGGGCAATTTGCAATTGGCAAAATTGAAAGCCGATAGTTGGTAGCCGATAGCCGATAGCCGGTAGTCTTTAGTCGTTAGTGAAAACAAGGGGCAGTCAATTCTTTCTTTGGCGGAGCCATATCCAAAGTTGGATTCAGCAATGATTTATTGCGTTAAAAAATATACTCCTGAACGGATAAGGAATTGTATTGCTCCTTGTTTTTTTTGAATTCATTTTTTCACAGTACAAATTCAAAACAATGAACAAGATTTTGAAACGTGCGAAACGGCCTACACCCCGTTTTTTTAAACAGGTACGAAATATTGGTGTAGCGCTGGCGGGTGTGAGTGCTGCGATCCTTGCCGCGCCTGTAGCACTACCTGCTGTGTTGATTAAGGTGGCGGGGTACCTGGCAGTAGCGGGTGCTGTTGCCGGGAGTGTGAGTCAAACGGCGGTAACGAATGAACGCAAGTAATTCCTCCTATGACAACCTCGTACTTTTTGAAAACAGGTACTGCCGGAGGAACGATCACGATTCTTTTTGCAAACATTCACTCAGATGATATCTATAAAACGATTGTGTTGGCTGCGATTGGTGCAGCGGTGAGTGTGAGTGTATCATTTTTGATGAAGAAGGTTTTTGAGAAGAAAAAGTGACGCCGGATTGAGAGCCCCGATTTTATATCGGGGCTTTTTTTTGTTGATGCAGGCTTCGCTTGGTATTTCTTTTGTCACTTTTTGCTTGTCCAAAAAGTAACCAAAAAAGACCCCGCCAACGGACACCCCTCGTTGGCGGATAGGACCTTGATTAAACTTTGGTACTACTGTCGCTTCGGCATTTGTATTAGCATGTGCACTCAGTAGTCAGCTTGAGTAAATACGGTTTGCTTGTTTTGACTGGGTTATTAAGATTGGAGGAAGTCTTTGATGAGGTCTTCTTCGATGCCGGTGAAGAGGGAGAATTCTTTGATGGTGATGAATTCATCTTTTGATTTGCCGAGGGCATCACGAATTTTTTGGATGAGTTTACGGGCGGTGCGGCCACGGCGGCCGGTGATGTTTTCTACATCTCTTGTGTAGAGTACAACACGTGTGGGTAAGCGGTTGGGTACTGTTTTCATAGTTTTTATTTTGTAACAACCATCCATGCCGGTTGCATGCTCTACCTCTAAACTAGCTCATGTGAAAAAATAATGCAACAGGGTTTACCTACTTGTACACATGTGTGAAAGTGATTATTTTACTTTTGGAATTTGCATGCATCCTTTGTAAAGTGGAGGGTATACCCTCTTGCAGCTGGAGGGTTTACCCTCCTTTTTTTGGAGGGTAAACATATTATTTTTGGAGGGTAAACCAGATTGTGCAGAAAAAAATAAATGTCGTGCTTCGTGGTTCACCAAATCTATATTTTATGAACCATTTTATTTCATTGCAAGAAGCCGTTGACATGACTACATTGTATCGCCAGGAGTATGAAAATATTCTGAAGCCTGTTTATCAGAATCAGAATATTCTGGCACGTTCAGAAGCATTTGACCGGGCAGCTTTTGATACGTTACTAGCAAAGAACGGTTGTGCAGGGTTACGCATTTACTATGGTATGGATGAGCAATTGAAAGTACATGCCATTATTGTGCCCATTGATGCGAACGGCAATGATATTTTGCCAGCGCAAAGTTTAACAGAAGAGGAGGGCGAAGATATTGCAGAGCGTGCTCTTCGCTGTCCGGATATATGCCCGGGCATGTCGCCACTAAATAGCTAATGATCGAACTATGGTATTTGAAACACATGTAGTTTTTAGTTTAACGGCAGGAGCCGGAGCATTGATTGGCTGGGTGAGAATTAAAAAAACTGACCCGGCCTATTTGCCTTTTATCGTTTTACTGACAGCGGGATTTTTGACAGAGCTTATAAGTCTTATTGTTCTGGCAAATGGGTACTCGAATGCCGTATATTATAACCTGTTTACATTGGCGGAGGCAATGCTTGTTACGCAATTGTTTTACCGGCTTGGTTTGTTTCGTACTAAAAAGCGGTACGTTCTGTTGCAATTATTTTATTTGCTTTTTTGGATGTGTGAAGGTTTTTATCATCGAAGCCTGGCGAGTATTCATTCTTATTTTATTGTGAGTTATTCGACGATTCTAGTTGTGCTTTCGATTGACTTATTACATGATGTATTATTCCAAACGCCTTATCAGTTATACCGCAATCCTGTTTTTCTTATTACGATGGGGCTTATTGTTTATTTTACCTACAGCATCATTGTAGAACTATTCTGGTTTTACGGACTTAATCAAAGCAGTGAGTTCAGAATAGGTATTTACGAGGTGTTTTCCTATATTAACCTTTTTACGAACATCCTTTTTATCCTAGCCACATTATGGATACCATTGAAACGAGAATATATACTGCGTTCATCATCGGCAGTGTAGTAATCGGTGCATTGTTCCTGTATTTTTTGGTTACGATGTTTCGGAACCATCGCAAACATTTCAGTATTCTGCGAAAGTACTATTTGAATGAAGTTGAGCTGCTTGAAGATGACCGTGGAAGAATAGCCCGAGATCTGCATGATGACCTAGGACCATTGGTTTCAGTAGCCAATCTATTAATCCGTAATTGTAAGGGAGCGGATGAAGAAGACCGGGAGTACCTCGCAAAAGCGGAGCAATCGTTGAACGAGTTAACAGTACGCTTCGGTGAAATTGCGAAGAACTTAGTACCCGGTGTATTAATAGGAAAGGGTTTGAAACCAGCCATTGATGAGTTTCTAAACAGGTATCGAACAGTGAGCAGCATTGAATTTTTATTTACGTGTCAACTAAAACAAGAGCCGGTTCATCATTTTGGGTTACATCTTTACCGGTTAGTGCAAGAGCTGGTGCATAATGCGATCAAGCATTCAAAGGCAAAAAAAGTTGAGCTACGTATTATTGAACGCAAGGGAATGATTCACTTGTTTTATTTTGATGATGGTGTTGGGCTAAGTACCAACATACAGAACGAGGGGTTGGGTATTCATAACATGCGCAGCCGGGCTACGATGTTGAATGGCGTGATGGAAGTAAATGAGAAAAGCGAACAAGGAACCACATTGTATTTTGCATTACCAATAAAACAACATTATGCGTGAACCAATAAAAATTGTGATTGCCGATGACCATTCATTGTTTAGAGAAGGCATTCAGTTAGTATTAAAAAAAGAAAAAAGTATTGAAATGATTGGCGAAGCGGCTGACGGTGAAGCATTGCTTCGATTAATCGATGAGACAGCACCAGATGTAGTAATTACAGATATTGATATGCCGGGAAAAAGTGGAATTGAAGTAACAAGAATTGTAAAACAACAACGACCGGAAACCGGCGTGCTTGCGTTGACGATGTTTGGTGAAGATCATTTGCTGGTGGACATGATGGATGCCGGGGCAAATGGTTACCTGTTAAAGAGCAGCCGGAAAGAAGAATTGCTGCAAGCCATCCAATCAGCCAGCGATGGGGGAACTTATTTTTGTGAGCAAACCAGTATACAACTGAGTAAAATGATTGCTGCAAGCAAGGCGCCAAAACGTGAAGCGCAACCTGAGTTTAGTGTTATTGAACTTGAAGTGATGCGGCTTATTTGTGAACAGCAATCGAATAAAGATATTTCGGAGGTAACCCAATTGGCTGTAAAGACTGTAGAAAAAATAAGAACAAAGATATTTGAGA
It encodes the following:
- a CDS encoding sugar transferase encodes the protein MFQKSRLHIGWYVFADWLSATFAWGLFYLLRRVLLGEANSLLNQTLDPTFFIGILVIPLCWIIFYHLFGSYRNLYSKSRLQELTSTFFCSLLGCLVLFFALLLDDRIVSYTFYYKESLLLFSLQFGITWLFRWIILTIIKQQFVNGNVKINTLIIGANYSAVKLYNDIKGSGETLGFHFSGFLYPDGTSSNGLAKYLPSLGSLQDLSNVIREKQIEQVIIATEEKERSSMEQSLIILSEHDVSIKLLPNTIDILSGSVRTSNVFGAMLIDLHTGMMSEWQQNIKRLMDVLASIIALIMLFPLLIFVAIRVKLSSKGPVFYSQERIGLKGKPFYIHKFRSMRTDAEQNGPALSSETDQRITPWGKVMRKWRLDELPQFWNILKGEMSLVGPRPERRFYIDQVVEKAPYYRYLLKVKPGLTSWGMVKFGYAENVDEMVERSKYDLIYIENISLALDIKIIIHTIRLIFLGKGR
- a CDS encoding Gfo/Idh/MocA family oxidoreductase; amino-acid sequence: MLKIAVFGTGHLGKFHLNNWKEIEGVELVGFYDPNDRAAKAVAEKYQLRRYSSAEELMALCDAADIVAPTNYHFELCQMAVRMGKHVFVEKPMCNTMDEANELVKLVREANVKLQVGHVERFNPAFLAVRDLQLNPMFIEVHRLSQFNPRGTEVSVILDLMIHDIDIILSLVKSDVKNVYANGVAVMTDTPDIANVRIEFDNGCVANLTSSRISMKKMRKIRLFQRDAYIGIDFLEKKSEIIRMKNSDDTDAFTFDIETNHGKKTIAISNPPVKEVNAIRMELEHFRDAILLDKPIPVSEVDGLRAMDVAHQILQKIQRATVA
- a CDS encoding GIY-YIG nuclease family protein, with translation MHYYVYILESEKDGSYYKGFSTDPSIRLVRHNRGETASTRHLLPWKLVYVELMATKSEALVRERNLKKAARERIQALLLHSKNIYKDFI
- a CDS encoding sensor histidine kinase; the protein is MDTIETRIYTAFIIGSVVIGALFLYFLVTMFRNHRKHFSILRKYYLNEVELLEDDRGRIARDLHDDLGPLVSVANLLIRNCKGADEEDREYLAKAEQSLNELTVRFGEIAKNLVPGVLIGKGLKPAIDEFLNRYRTVSSIEFLFTCQLKQEPVHHFGLHLYRLVQELVHNAIKHSKAKKVELRIIERKGMIHLFYFDDGVGLSTNIQNEGLGIHNMRSRATMLNGVMEVNEKSEQGTTLYFALPIKQHYA
- a CDS encoding response regulator transcription factor; this encodes MREPIKIVIADDHSLFREGIQLVLKKEKSIEMIGEAADGEALLRLIDETAPDVVITDIDMPGKSGIEVTRIVKQQRPETGVLALTMFGEDHLLVDMMDAGANGYLLKSSRKEELLQAIQSASDGGTYFCEQTSIQLSKMIAASKAPKREAQPEFSVIELEVMRLICEQQSNKDISEVTQLAVKTVEKIRTKIFEKTGSLNLAGVVIYAIRHGYYKP